The sequence GGTTGCAGAATAGGTAGTTAGAAAGGGGTGACACTGAATAGTGTCGTCCTTTTTAATTTTTTCAAACATTAAAAAATAGGGAAAGGTAAGCCTAAGCTGATGGAACAATTGGTTCAATGCTTTGGAAATTGAAGTACTCACTATTCCAATTTATAAAATAATCAAGTGAAATTTCAACAAAACTTCACAGTTTTTCGCTAACATGGTACATAGAGAATTTGATGAGTACTGGTTGATAGGAGAACGGAATGAAAAAAATAGTATTAATGTTATTAATTTATATAATGATAACGGGATGTCAGGAGCAAAGCTACCCTACCATTAAGAATGATGAAAGTTTTGTAGCTTCCTTAAATGTTCGAGACTCCTCACTGTCTTTTATTAGTGATGGAGCACAAAGTATGGCCACTTGGAATTTAAACGAGCTATACACAGGTGGAATTCTACTTAATAATAATCAAGATTTACTCTTATTCGGCTACCAATTAAATCATGTTTCTCTTTTTTCACTACAAAGAGGGGAGTTACTAGAGAAGTGGACTATCGGAGAAGGAATAACTGGAGCCATTGAAATTGGTGATGAAATTGCCCTTGCCAGCAGTAAAACAAATGAAGTGATTATTGTCAGCAAGCGTGGAGAGATTACAAAACGAATTAATGTGGGCTTATATCCAATGGATATGAAGATTTATAATGGAGATCTCTATGTTATTAATTATAAAGATACTTCTTTGTCTGTGATTGAGTTAACGTCAAAAACAGTGGTAAGAGAGTTCGAGGTCCCATCTTCATCGACAGGGTTATTTATTGATGAAAACGTTATTTGGGTGGGGGGACATGGGCAGGGCAGTAAACCAAGGACAGACTTGCGCTTTTATTCCTCGCAAAATGGAGCTGAACTTGGGTCTGTTGAAGTTGGAACAATGCCTGTTAATGTTGTTAAAGATAAAGAGGGTTATTTTGTTGCAAGTCATGGTAGCAATGAAATATATCAATTAGACCGGAATAAAAAAGTAGTAAATTCCAGAATCATTGGAGCGAATCCATTTACGCTAGTAACATTTTCTGAATGGGTTGTTGTGGCAGGGTATGATAGTAATGAATTATATTTTTTAAACAAAGATACACTGGAGCCTGAAAGGACTGTTGGAGTCGAAAAGGGCCCGTTTGTATTGCTGTCAAGAGAGAAGGTGATGGAATGAACTCAATTTTAATCGTGGATGATGAAGAAGATATGAGACACTTAATTGATTTGTATGTTTCCAATGCAGGGTACAGCACATTACAAGCAGAGAATGGCAAGGAAGCTCTTCAATTAATAGAACAATTTTCGATAAAGCTAGTTTTACTGGATATTATGATGCCAGTTATGGACGGGTTTCAAACATGTGAAAAGCTCAGGGAAAAAAGTGACATCCCAGTAATATTTCTCTCTGCAAAAGGGGAAGAATGGGATAAGGTAAAAGGTTTAAAAATTGGTGGAGACGATTACTTGCTAAAGCCTTTTTCTCCCGGAGAATTAATCGCAAGAATAGAAGCTGTTTTGCGAAGAGTATCAAAAGATAATCATATATCTGAATCGTATACGAAAGGCAAAATCAAGATCGAGCCTGCATCTAGGAAGGTTTTGGTGAATAATCAGACGGTATCATTAACATTTAAGGAATTTGAACTGCTATGGTTATTGTTCAATAATGAGGAACGTGGGTTTACAAGAGACCAGTTGTTAGAACACGTTTGGGGGTATGACTATAAAGGGAGCACGAGGACAGTCGATACACATATTAAAACGCTT is a genomic window of Bacillus spongiae containing:
- a CDS encoding response regulator transcription factor, which gives rise to MNSILIVDDEEDMRHLIDLYVSNAGYSTLQAENGKEALQLIEQFSIKLVLLDIMMPVMDGFQTCEKLREKSDIPVIFLSAKGEEWDKVKGLKIGGDDYLLKPFSPGELIARIEAVLRRVSKDNHISESYTKGKIKIEPASRKVLVNNQTVSLTFKEFELLWLLFNNEERGFTRDQLLEHVWGYDYKGSTRTVDTHIKTLRMKLGTSAGEYVQTIWGLGYKFGVKV